One window from the genome of bacterium encodes:
- a CDS encoding carbonate dehydratase yields MNDVFRTLLQPNPAGHLPLVDTTAWLHPTAQLIGKVRVGADVMICANAVLRADETTEDGRVAPVEIGPGSNVQEGAIVHALAGTPVVVGQGVSLAHGCVVHGPCLVSDGCFVGFRAVVFHANLGEGVMVSAGAVVQGVDLPAGVHVPPGAAVTTEEEVAVLRRVTPEERALLDAIAAENQELLTGYRRVFAGG; encoded by the coding sequence ATGAACGACGTTTTCCGTACCCTGCTCCAGCCCAATCCGGCGGGGCACCTGCCCCTGGTCGACACCACGGCCTGGCTCCACCCCACCGCCCAGCTCATCGGCAAGGTGCGCGTGGGCGCCGACGTGATGATCTGCGCCAACGCCGTGCTTCGCGCCGACGAGACGACCGAGGACGGACGTGTCGCGCCGGTGGAGATCGGGCCGGGCAGCAACGTCCAGGAGGGCGCGATCGTGCACGCCCTGGCCGGCACGCCGGTGGTGGTGGGCCAGGGCGTCAGTCTCGCCCACGGCTGCGTGGTGCACGGGCCCTGTCTGGTGTCCGACGGCTGCTTCGTGGGCTTCCGCGCCGTGGTCTTCCACGCCAACCTGGGCGAGGGGGTCATGGTGTCGGCCGGCGCCGTGGTGCAGGGCGTGGACCTGCCGGCCGGGGTGCACGTGCCGCCGGGCGCGGCCGTGACCACCGAGGAGGAGGTGGCGGTCCTGCGCCGGGTCACGCCCGAGGAACGGGCCCTGCTGGACGCCATCGCGGCGGAGAACCAGGAACTGCTGACGGGCTACCGGCGTGTATTCGCAGGAGGCTAG
- a CDS encoding DUF2797 domain-containing protein, with protein sequence MRVVHDDPVSYFLRDGRHEPGERTEDLPLNALLGRSVELRFDGEIRCVACGRALKKTVGQGFCFPCSQTRADADICMVKPELCHYFESDNPCREDGFAQAKCFQPHVLYVSLTSGLKVGVTRRVNVPSRWIDQGAVRAVPLAEMPSRREVGLVEHDLSRRFDDRTHWMRMLKEEHPEGDLADMAERVLDELEVMGVPELPEEKRVEHVFRYPVLLYPRKVESFNLDKMPVAGGVLQGIKGQYLIFDAGAINVRKFTGYRVAVHGETP encoded by the coding sequence ATGCGCGTCGTGCACGACGATCCCGTCTCCTACTTCCTGCGCGACGGCCGGCACGAACCCGGTGAGCGCACCGAGGACCTTCCCCTCAACGCGCTGCTCGGCCGCTCGGTCGAGCTGCGCTTCGACGGTGAGATCCGTTGCGTCGCCTGCGGCCGCGCCCTCAAGAAGACAGTCGGCCAGGGGTTCTGCTTCCCCTGTTCGCAGACGCGCGCCGACGCCGACATCTGCATGGTCAAACCCGAACTCTGCCACTATTTCGAGTCCGACAACCCCTGCCGCGAGGACGGCTTCGCGCAGGCCAAATGCTTCCAGCCGCACGTGCTGTACGTCTCGCTCACCTCGGGCCTCAAGGTCGGCGTCACCCGCCGGGTCAACGTGCCCTCGCGCTGGATCGACCAGGGCGCGGTGCGCGCGGTCCCGCTGGCGGAGATGCCCAGCCGCCGCGAGGTGGGACTCGTCGAGCACGACCTGTCGCGGCGCTTCGACGACCGCACCCACTGGATGCGCATGCTCAAGGAGGAGCATCCCGAGGGGGATCTGGCGGACATGGCCGAGCGGGTGCTGGACGAGCTGGAGGTGATGGGCGTGCCGGAACTGCCCGAGGAGAAGCGCGTCGAGCACGTCTTCCGCTATCCCGTGCTGCTCTACCCGCGGAAGGTCGAGAGCTTCAACCTGGACAAGATGCCGGTCGCGGGCGGCGTCCTGCAGGGAATCAAGGGGCAGTACCTGATCTTCGATGCCGGCGCGATCAACGTGCGCAAGTTCACCGGCTACCGCGTCGCCGTGCACGGGGAGACGCCATGA
- a CDS encoding SLC13 family permease produces MRWARTSASSAGTWLGPAAAVLLLALVDLDPQRASVTAMAAIAAWMAVWWMTEAVPLAITALLPVALYPLLGIMSSKAIAPFYFNSIIFLFLGGFMVALAMERWSLHRRIALRIITAVGGGPNRIVLGFMSAAAFLSMWISNTATAMMMAPIALAVIKGLGEEGDAGERRRFAAALLLGTAYGCSVGGLATLIGTPPNPLLVSNLQLLFPDAPEISFAGWMVIGLPVSAVMLAVVWMLLSAMFGLRRLAGLIDHGVFAAERVQLGPPSFEEKVVFADFALLALLWLTRTGLRLGEVSLPGWSSLLPDGALVDDGTVAIVMALLLFIVPSRARPGVRLMDWRAARRLPWAIVLLFGGGFALAKGFVDAGLSEWLGERMTGLSSLPPVLMVLAVCLIMTFLTELTSNTATTQMALPVVASVAVAIHVNPLLLMVPATLSASCAFMLPVATPPNAIIFGTEMIGIREMARAGVVLNLVGALIITAAIYLLGAAAFGGDMGATPVWAEQAAGALR; encoded by the coding sequence ATGAGATGGGCGAGGACCAGCGCCTCGTCCGCGGGGACCTGGCTGGGGCCGGCGGCCGCGGTCCTGCTGCTGGCGCTGGTCGATCTGGACCCGCAGCGGGCGTCGGTGACGGCCATGGCGGCGATCGCGGCGTGGATGGCCGTGTGGTGGATGACCGAGGCGGTGCCGCTGGCAATCACGGCGCTGCTGCCGGTGGCCCTGTACCCCCTGCTGGGCATCATGTCGAGCAAGGCCATCGCGCCGTTCTACTTCAACAGCATCATCTTCCTCTTTCTGGGCGGCTTCATGGTGGCGCTGGCCATGGAGCGCTGGAGCCTGCACCGGCGCATCGCCCTGCGCATCATCACGGCGGTCGGCGGCGGGCCCAACCGGATCGTGCTCGGCTTCATGAGCGCCGCCGCGTTCCTGTCCATGTGGATCAGCAACACCGCGACGGCCATGATGATGGCCCCCATCGCCCTGGCCGTGATCAAGGGCCTCGGCGAGGAGGGCGATGCGGGCGAGAGGCGCCGCTTCGCCGCGGCCCTGCTGCTGGGCACCGCCTACGGCTGCTCGGTGGGGGGGCTGGCTACCCTGATCGGCACGCCGCCCAATCCGCTGCTGGTCAGCAACCTGCAGCTGCTCTTTCCCGACGCGCCGGAAATCTCCTTCGCCGGCTGGATGGTGATCGGCCTGCCCGTGTCCGCAGTGATGCTGGCCGTGGTGTGGATGCTGCTCTCCGCCATGTTCGGCCTGCGCCGCCTGGCGGGGCTCATCGATCACGGCGTTTTCGCGGCGGAGCGTGTGCAGCTCGGGCCGCCCAGCTTCGAGGAGAAGGTGGTCTTCGCCGACTTCGCCCTGTTGGCGCTGCTGTGGCTGACCCGCACGGGCCTGCGCCTGGGCGAGGTGTCGCTGCCGGGCTGGTCGTCGCTGCTGCCCGACGGCGCCCTGGTCGATGACGGCACCGTGGCCATCGTGATGGCGCTACTGCTGTTCATCGTCCCCAGCCGCGCCCGGCCCGGCGTGCGCCTGATGGACTGGCGCGCCGCCCGCAGGCTGCCCTGGGCCATCGTGCTGCTCTTCGGCGGTGGCTTCGCCCTGGCCAAGGGATTCGTGGACGCGGGCCTGTCCGAATGGCTCGGCGAGCGCATGACCGGCCTGTCGAGCCTGCCGCCCGTGCTGATGGTCCTGGCCGTCTGCCTGATCATGACGTTCCTGACCGAACTGACCAGCAACACGGCCACCACGCAGATGGCGCTGCCGGTGGTGGCGAGCGTGGCGGTGGCGATCCACGTCAACCCCCTGCTGCTGATGGTGCCGGCCACCCTGTCGGCGTCCTGCGCCTTCATGCTGCCGGTGGCCACGCCGCCCAACGCCATCATCTTCGGCACGGAGATGATCGGGATCAGGGAGATGGCGCGCGCCGGCGTGGTGCTGAACCTCGTCGGGGCCCTGATCATAACGGCGGCGATCTATCTGCTCGGCGCGGCCGCGTTCGGAGGGGACATGGGCGCGACGCCCGTCTGGGCGGAGCAGGCGGCGGGCGCGTTGCGATGA